The nucleotide window GAAGCAGGTCCGGTGACGCCCCACGGGACAGCCGGACAGTCGTGTCCTTCAGCCTGGCCAGGGCCTCCACGCGGCTGGGAGACGGAGTGGCCCTCCTCATGCACGTCGCGGAGAGCTCGGAGCGCCGCGGGGGAGGCGTCGGCGGGGTTGCTGGAGGTGAGGGGGGGACTCCCTGAGGCGGGTCACTTCTCCTCGTGGACTCGATCGTGATGAACGTAGGGGAGGGGGAGCGCGTTCTCAGCGAAGGAGAAGGTGTTCTGGCAGGTTTGGCCTCCTGCCTCCTGCTGTCGTGCGTGGACTTCTTCTTTTTGCCTGCTTCAACTTTTGTGGAGCCTATGCTTATTTTCGAAATCCTCTGCGTCGCCTTCTTCTCAGAAGCGGGTTTGCACTGAAACTCCCGGAGTTTTCGATATGCGACATTGTGAACGCGAGCGACGGCCTCCCTGAACTTCTGCTCGGCAGTGTCCCTCTTCATGTCACTCTTCTCCTCGGGCCCAGCGAGCCACTCTGGGATTTTGCTCAGCAGCTCCTGCACAGAATCGGCGTCCATCTCACCAGGAGCATCCTGCAGTTTTTTCACATGGACCAGCAACTTCTGCAGCTCTCCGGCCTTTTCGTTGTGTGCCGgctcacttgtcacttttatAGGAACAATTCTGCCTTCATTCTTCGATCCTTCTTTGCTCTGGTCATCGACCGCCTCCCCTTTGTTTTTGTGGGAAGCCCTGTTCTGCTTCTGGACTTTGACTTCTCCGTGTTTCTGAGAGCTCTGCTGAACATGACTTTCTGTGATGATCACCTCTTTCGTGTGGACCTGGACGTGCTCTTGCTGGACGGCTTTGTGCATCTCTATCATGGTGACCTCTTTCTGTTTCTGAACGGTTTCCGACCTGTCAGACGTCTTCTTCGCCTCTGGGGGCGCCGTGGCGCCTTTTTGCTGGATTTGCTGGGCCGTTCCCTCCTTATCCTTTTTAGTTTTGCTCCTCCTCCGTTTCGAGCGGGTTTCTGACTTGCCCTCCTTTGACTCCGTTGACGACTCCCGGGCCGGCTTCTGCTTCTGATCCTTCTCCACTTTGTGCTCTTTAACCTCTTTGGCCTCTCTCACATGCATCTCTGTGAGCTTTTTCTCGGCCACGTGACTCGGCTGGACACTCTGCTGGATGTGCACGTCCACCGTTTGAGCAGGCGCCGGCTTCTCGCCGGCCTCCTGCTGCCTGCCGGACTTTTTGCTTTTCTTCGTCTTCTGGCCCTCGGCCTTTGGGGCCTGCGCCTTTTCTGCTTTGACCTTTTTATCTTCACCGCCGTTGGCACCTTTAGATAAACCGAGAGGAGCTTCCGCTTCCGTTTTACCATcggaaggaggaggagatgctTCTGTTACATCcacttgtgtgtctgtgacacTTTTAAGAGGCTGTTCAGCATGGCTGCAGGCCGCCGCGGATCCGGTCAGTCGTGCCGTGTGGACTGCAGACAGGCTGTGCATGGAGGCGAGCGAGGTCACCTGCTGCATGGTGGTGGTAATGGTTCTGTGTGTCTTGGCGGAAATAGACGCGGCCCCGCCTGTGACGGTGGGAAGGGGTGTCTGATTAGAGATAATGCTCTGTTCAGCGGAGGAAATAACACCGGATTGAGGGGGAGATTTCTCATTTACGGCAGAGATCAAAGGCTCGCTAGGGGGAACGTCTGAGATCTTGGCGCACGGCAATGTTTCATGCATCGGTGTGTCGGATTTGGCTTTGGTCACAGTCTTTTCAGCTTCCTCTCGAGTGAAATCAAATGTCACGCTCTTCTCTGATTGCTCTGTGACTGTGGCCTGGGAGGAAGTCCCTTCACGTTTGGCAGTGACCGCAACATGCACCGGAATCTCCGACTGCGTTGGCTCCTGCTTTTTCTCCGATGGTATCAGtgcatttttggactttgtcgaATTCGATTTGGCTTTCCTTTTTGGCAGTGGTGACGCCGGCATAGAAACATTCCCCGAAATGGCTGAAATTTTCTCGAACGGAGGAGGCGTATTTGGTTTGGCTGTTTCTATGGAAACCTCCATGCCATTTTTCAGAATCTCAGTGCTGGTTGTCACCACAGGCCCACCATTTGACTTCACTTCAGCCACTCCCTGGGTCTTTTGGAGCTGGAGGTCAACCACTGGCTCAAGTTTTGGCACTTTGCACAGTGCTGGAGCTCTGACTGGCTTCACCGTCATTTTTTTCGCCCTCTTTGGGGATGTGTTGGGTATGTGGGAGGGCATGGACTCCAGCTCCTGCGGAGACGGCGGCGGAGGCAGGAAGTCCTGCTCAGCCGCGGTGGGCGGAGGAGGAGTGGGCGGAGGGGGGAGACCATCCAGCTCCATCCTTGTGGCCTCGGCCGGTAGGGGGGGAGGTGGGGGAGTGGGGGGAAGGGGGAGGTCAATATCTCCTCTGGTgagaggagggggcggggtgtGGAACGGCCGATTGTAACACTCAGAGACGGGCGGGGGAGGCGGAGGGAGCAGAAGCTCCGCTTCATGCGTGACGTCGGTTTTGCTTTTATTCTTGTCCTGTTTAATCACGCCCTTCCGGCCCGTCTTGAGGTTGCGGAACTCTGTCTTGAGCGTTTTGACACCGTGCTTCTGTGTGATGGTCTTGTGTTCCAATATGGTTGTCTCAACCTGCTCTGTGGACTTTGAGTCTCGTGTGCTAGTTTGCACCGATTGGGCCGTTATCAGCTTTTGTGCGTTCCGCTGTGACTGCTTTGTGCTTTTTAGAGTCTTCACTGCCGGCCTCGGTTTCGGGGCCTCCAAAGAGCAAGTGCAGCACACGTCATGCTCAGCGGGTGAACTGGCCAGAATTTTGACCTTTTTAGTCGGTTGCTTCCTTGGGATTTTAGAGGTTGCACGTGCTGCGCTGTCCAACAGACATTTTATTGCACCTTTTACGTCTCCCTTTATCACTTCCTCTTTCTCTGCCTGGGCTTGGTCTTGACCCTCATACAGAGATTTAATGGACAGCTTAACATCGCCCTCCATGCTGGCCCTTCTCTGCATTTGAGGTGACGTCAGTGGTTCTAGCAATAGCTGAATGGTACCCTTCACATCCCCTTGGACGTTGATTTCCTGTTGGTAAACCTTTTTCTCATTAGAAGCCTCTTGTAAGCTTTGCAAGGCCATTTGAATGTCACCCTTAACAATCTCTTCCCTTTCTACCTCTTTCACCGCTTGTTTCGCCTCCTCCAGCGATTTTAGGGTGCCTTTGATGTCTCCAGACACCAAATCTTCAATTGCAATTTCAGCTTTCGTGGTCGCTGATTCCTCAAGTGACCTGAGTGCTCCTTTGATGTTGCCAGGCACAATTTCAGGCTTTTCCACCTCTTTCAACTGGTACTGGGCATCCTCCAGGCACTTGAGGGTTGAGGGTATGTCTCCCTTTATCACCTCTTCTTTTTCCACCACCACCGCTTGGTTTATGGATTGTGTAAGAGAGGTCATGGCTGCTTTTAAGTCCCCTCTGACTATATCTTCTTTCTGTAAATTAGTAAATGAGACAGGGGGCTCTGTCATGAATACCTTGACAGTGCTGTAGACATCTCCTGGGACGATGTCTTCTGTAGCTACCGTGCGCTCAATTTGTACCTGGTTGCTCTCCAGGATACGTTTTGTCCCCTTTATGTCACCCCCAACAATTTTCTCTTTCTCAACCTTTTCAGAACCCTCAGCCCCTGCCTGAAGTTGCTTGAGGTAGTCCACCGCCCCTGACTCGATGCAAGTGGTGTAAAAATGGACGTTGCCTTTCTCCATTTCATCGACCTTTATTTTGATCTGATCTGGGTTGTCGGGGTTGCACAGCTGTTGGAGTGTACTTCTTATGTCACCCCCAATGACATCCAGTTTCTCTGCGGTGACGTCATCTTGTCTATGGAGAAGGGAATATATGGTCATACGGACATCCCCTTTCTCGTCTTGCTGAATGAGAATGCCCTGTTTGACAGAACTCTCCTGTTTTAAGAGGTTGGCTAAAGCTTCTTGAATGTCCCCTCTAATGACATCTTCCTTTTCAACACTGATGTCACTTTGCTGACTGAAAAGTTGCTTCACTGTGCTGTTGATGTCAGCCCGTTCCTCTTCATTTACAGTGATGCCTTTCTCAGCAGATCTTTGTCTGGTCAGCAGGTTTATCATGATATTCTTCAGGTCTCCTCTGATTACCTCTTCTTTCTGAATCTCGGGAGCCTCTTTGTTCATCAGCTTGAACTTTGCCAGCCTCACGTCTCCGACCTCATCTGCTTCAATGAGTATTCCCTGCGACTCAACCATTTGGTGGCTGTACAGATCGTTTAGAGTTCCTTTGATACTCTTACCAATGATTTCAGGCTTCTCCACGGTAGCTTCGTTGAACTCGTTGAATGGAGTTGTCTCAAACAACCACCTTGTTGATTTCACATCAGCTTTGGGAATTACCTCACGAACAACAACTTCGTCCTCGGCCTCTCTCATTTCTTTGATGTTATCCAAAGGATTTTTCTCGAATAGCCATACGGATTGCTTTACATCACCCTTCACCTGCTCTTCTTTTCTCACTACATTTAGGTCGTTGTCAGAGCTTTCTGCATGAATTTGGTCGATTGTGTGCGTCTCAAACATCCATTTTGCAGTCCTGACATCACCTTTGTGAATTTCGCTCATACTAACAGTTCTCACCAATTTGTTTGATGTCATGTCAGATTCAAAGAGCTTTTTGTTGGACCTAACATCTCCACCATGAATCTCTTCAACAGTCTTCACCTTCGCTTTCATGTCTTCGGCAATTGTGTCAAGTGGTTGAGTTTCAAACCTGTACCTGGCTGAGCTGACATCTCCTTTCTGGATGTCCTCCTCAGTAACTGCTTTGATGAGGTAGACCTCGTCTGTGTCTCTGATTGAATCAAGGGGCTTTGTCTCAAACAGCCACCTGACACCAACCACCTTGCCTCTTACTACTTCCTCTTTGGTCAGAGTGGTGACTTCATGGTAACGACCCTCTTTGTCTTGGATGGCATAAAGTGGCTGGGTTTCAAACATCATGGCATAGTTTTTAACGTCTCCCTTCTCCTCTTCTTGGCAGAGAATCTTTTGCAATTTCACGATATCTGACTCTGAAGAGTCCTCGTGAATTTTGTCCAAAGAGTAAGTCTCAAAAATAAAACGGCCCCTGTCCACATTTCCTCCCTGAACATCTGTCACAGTACGAGTGTCCCTTTGTTCAGTCAAGGTATCACAAATGGTGTCAATGGCTTGGTTTTCAAACAGCCATTTGCAGCATGACACATTTCCTCGCTGTATGTCTTCAGCCTGTGCAGTCTTGAGCTTTTGCAGAACTTCCTCAGAGGTTGAGGTCATTACATCAATGGATTGGTTCTCAAATATATACTTCATGTGTGACACGTCCCCAGACTGAATATCGATTTCTGTAACCCTCTTGAAAGCCTGCCCCTCCTCCCTGTTAATGTTCTCAAGATTTTCCGTCTCAAAAAGAAACCGGGCCAGACGCACGTCTTTACCTTGAACGTCTTCCTGCTTCACAGTGCAGGTCCGCAGAAGACTGTCCGACTCATCTCTGATTGTATCTAAAGCCTGTGTTTCAAAGAgccatgtgcatgtttttacatttcctCCATGAACCTCCTCATTTTCAGTCTTCATCTCAACCTTTTCATACAGCGTGTCCATTGGTTTAGTCTCAAAAAGCCACTTGCAGGTTTTCACATCACCTTTAACAATGTCCTGGGACACTTTAATGGTGCATTCCTCATCTTCAATGTTACTGAAATATTTAATCGCATCAAGAGGCTGTGTCTCGAACAGCCATTTTGCTGTTTTGACATCTCCAGCTTCAATCTGTTGTTGCGTTATGCCCTTAATTATTTGATATTTGGTGATACCCTCATCAAACTGGTCAATAGGACAAGTTTCAAACATCCATTTGCAGCTTCTTACATCTCCTTTTACAATTTCTTCTTGACGGACCGTTTTGATTTCATGATAATGCCCTAGGCTATCTTGCATTGCATACAGTGGTGTGGATTCAAAGAGGTCTTTGTTTGACTTTACAAAGCCACACGTCACCCCTTCCACAGATGTCCTTTGAGATTCATGACATTTGCTGAGATCCATGCCTTCAAAGATTTGCTTGTAATTTGTAACATCTCCCCTATCAAGGTCCTCTACTCTCACCATCCGTGAaaattctttcttttcatccctGATTTCCTCCAGAGGCTGGTTCTCAAACACCCACTTCTGGTGTCTTACGTCACCTCTCTCTTCCTCGGATGCTGCCACCTTTTTAAGTTTCCCAACATCTGCAAGTTCCTTTACATCTTCCTTTGGACCCGTCTCAAAAAAGTATCTGGCCGTCTGCACGTCACCCCCTATGATATCTTCTGTCGTTACTGGCCTGGCATTCGAATCGTCTTTCAGAGTATGCATAGGCTGTGTCTCAAACACCCAGCAGTTTCTGCGAACGTCTCCTTTGCAGCTTGTGGCCTCAGACTCAAAATCATCCACATTAACTGTACGAACcagttctttcttttcttctctaaTGAGCTCCAGCGGTTGGTTTTCGAACATCCACTTTTGGTGTCTTACGTCTACCCTCACTTCATCAGGTGCCAGCACATTTTTTAGCTGACCTTCCCCAGAATCTTTATCTTTTATTTCTTCCAAAGGTTGATTCTCAAATACCCACCTCTGGTGCCTGACATCTCCCTTCTCCTCTTTGCTTGCTGCTATTTTTTTAAGCTTTCCTACCTCAGCGAGAGCCTTTAAATCTTCCCTCGGTGCAGTCTCAAAAAAGTGCCTGGCAGACTGCACATCACCCCCGACGATCTCTTCGGTTGTTGCTGGCCTGGCATTTGAATTGTCTTTCAGGGTGTCCATAGGCTGGGTTTCAAAAACCATGCAGTGTTTGCGGACATCCGCGCCAATAATCTCCTCATTTTGGACCTTGGTGCTCTCGTGTTCTACATCATTTGTGAAGTCCAGTCTTTTAGTCTCAAACAGCCATCTTGCCCGATCAACTTCACCTTTTTGGTTATCCTTGAAAACCCCAAAAACAAGTCTGACAAAGGAAAGATCCTGATTGATCTTGTCAAAGGGACGAGTTTCAAACAGCCACCTAGATGTCTTAAGGTCTCCTTTTTCTGACTCTTCACGGCGAACAGAAGTAATCTCTCCGATTTCACCAGAGCTCTCCCTCAGGACACATAAGCACTGAGTCTCAAACATCCAAGTGCTTGTCTTCACATCTCCTCTCACTTCACGCCTTTCTGACTTGAGAGTCAAAAGGTGACTCTCATCAATTGTCTCGG belongs to Denticeps clupeoides chromosome 9, fDenClu1.1, whole genome shotgun sequence and includes:
- the xirp2b gene encoding xin actin-binding repeat-containing protein 2 isoform X3, producing MAMYQAAVSKQGGSAHSAGVMEESEVCSLPGGLAGVRKQFEDIATTQGSATQFHFHHRSVQEVSNSSQVMVMSSSRVSHNQTVHQNVASSAENHLNETARGTEEEDLPRLSAKELAQHFEKTIEEATPSKQIKIDRGVSKHKWFPEGNTSHQAPKPVISEPLNDTATEQAEAEASVMDFEDFDDLPPPPPDLLEDPSDLPEFLPEPPQPPKHCPVHHHSKQKELLELKRLCKHLHPEVSKELERDFYSEELDEFAYENNGSSSNGSPDRECLEWDEILRGEVQSMRWIFENKPLDAIRDESADEEDDALITQKEIITGSDVKSTALIFETKAVDASVSGKQNHTCNKINKRDVLTHGDEEQDKEVVFTQDGVRGNVKSVKHVFENQLLDHIGVTETIDESHLLTLKSERREVRGDVKTSTWMFETQCLCVLRESSGEIGEITSVRREESEKGDLKTSRWLFETRPFDKINQDLSFVRLVFGVFKDNQKGEVDRARWLFETKRLDFTNDVEHESTKVQNEEIIGADVRKHCMVFETQPMDTLKDNSNARPATTEEIVGGDVQSARHFFETAPREDLKALAEVGKLKKIAASKEEKGDVRHQRWVFENQPLEEIKDKDSGEGQLKNVLAPDEVRVDVRHQKWMFENQPLELIREEKKELVRTVNVDDFESEATSCKGDVRRNCWVFETQPMHTLKDDSNARPVTTEDIIGGDVQTARYFFETGPKEDVKELADVGKLKKVAASEEERGDVRHQKWVFENQPLEEIRDEKKEFSRMVRVEDLDRGDVTNYKQIFEGMDLSKCHESQRTSVEGVTCGFVKSNKDLFESTPLYAMQDSLGHYHEIKTVRQEEIVKGDVRSCKWMFETCPIDQFDEGITKYQIIKGITQQQIEAGDVKTAKWLFETQPLDAIKYFSNIEDEECTIKVSQDIVKGDVKTCKWLFETKPMDTLYEKVEMKTENEEVHGGNVKTCTWLFETQALDTIRDESDSLLRTCTVKQEDVQGKDVRLARFLFETENLENINREEGQAFKRVTEIDIQSGDVSHMKYIFENQSIDVMTSTSEEVLQKLKTAQAEDIQRGNVSCCKWLFENQAIDTICDTLTEQRDTRTVTDVQGGNVDRGRFIFETYSLDKIHEDSSESDIVKLQKILCQEEEKGDVKNYAMMFETQPLYAIQDKEGRYHEVTTLTKEEVVRGKVVGVRWLFETKPLDSIRDTDEVYLIKAVTEEDIQKGDVSSARYRFETQPLDTIAEDMKAKVKTVEEIHGGDVRSNKKLFESDMTSNKLVRTVSMSEIHKGDVRTAKWMFETHTIDQIHAESSDNDLNVVRKEEQVKGDVKQSVWLFEKNPLDNIKEMREAEDEVVVREVIPKADVKSTRWLFETTPFNEFNEATVEKPEIIGKSIKGTLNDLYSHQMVESQGILIEADEVGDVRLAKFKLMNKEAPEIQKEEVIRGDLKNIMINLLTRQRSAEKGITVNEEERADINSTVKQLFSQQSDISVEKEDVIRGDIQEALANLLKQESSVKQGILIQQDEKGDVRMTIYSLLHRQDDVTAEKLDVIGGDIRSTLQQLCNPDNPDQIKIKVDEMEKGNVHFYTTCIESGAVDYLKQLQAGAEGSEKVEKEKIVGGDIKGTKRILESNQVQIERTVATEDIVPGDVYSTVKVFMTEPPVSFTNLQKEDIVRGDLKAAMTSLTQSINQAVVVEKEEVIKGDIPSTLKCLEDAQYQLKEVEKPEIVPGNIKGALRSLEESATTKAEIAIEDLVSGDIKGTLKSLEEAKQAVKEVEREEIVKGDIQMALQSLQEASNEKKVYQQEINVQGDVKGTIQLLLEPLTSPQMQRRASMEGDVKLSIKSLYEGQDQAQAEKEEVIKGDVKGAIKCLLDSAARATSKIPRKQPTKKVKILASSPAEHDVCCTCSLEAPKPRPAVKTLKSTKQSQRNAQKLITAQSVQTSTRDSKSTEQVETTILEHKTITQKHGVKTLKTEFRNLKTGRKGVIKQDKNKSKTDVTHEAELLLPPPPPPVSECYNRPFHTPPPPLTRGDIDLPLPPTPPPPPLPAEATRMELDGLPPPPTPPPPTAAEQDFLPPPPSPQELESMPSHIPNTSPKRAKKMTVKPVRAPALCKVPKLEPVVDLQLQKTQGVAEVKSNGGPVVTTSTEILKNGMEVSIETAKPNTPPPFEKISAISGNVSMPASPLPKRKAKSNSTKSKNALIPSEKKQEPTQSEIPVHVAVTAKREGTSSQATVTEQSEKSVTFDFTREEAEKTVTKAKSDTPMHETLPCAKISDVPPSEPLISAVNEKSPPQSGVISSAEQSIISNQTPLPTVTGGAASISAKTHRTITTTMQQVTSLASMHSLSAVHTARLTGSAAACSHAEQPLKSVTDTQVDVTEASPPPSDGKTEAEAPLGLSKGANGGEDKKVKAEKAQAPKAEGQKTKKSKKSGRQQEAGEKPAPAQTVDVHIQQSVQPSHVAEKKLTEMHVREAKEVKEHKVEKDQKQKPARESSTESKEGKSETRSKRRRSKTKKDKEGTAQQIQQKGATAPPEAKKTSDRSETVQKQKEVTMIEMHKAVQQEHVQVHTKEVIITESHVQQSSQKHGEVKVQKQNRASHKNKGEAVDDQSKEGSKNEGRIVPIKVTSEPAHNEKAGELQKLLVHVKKLQDAPGEMDADSVQELLSKIPEWLAGPEEKSDMKRDTAEQKFREAVARVHNVAYRKLREFQCKPASEKKATQRISKISIGSTKVEAGKKKKSTHDSRRQEAKPARTPSPSLRTRSPSPTFITIESTRRSDPPQGVPPSPPATPPTPPPRRSELSATCMRRATPSPSRVEALARLKDTTVRLSRGASPDLLPHALPVTEKKSEILESPASFHRQLKIEGKESSEALRAESSNVPVQKDVSSGDEIRKAPDVKPKMKQKDVLRADQFSPSSEYESSEGRVMLGCAKDVETNRGKEEADEAEKATVNIKTIKNVFEISRQSPPVKEEQSKLGELDSEVSKIPSEPSKQKHPHKTKSSSQQSSPLPAQKEAESLERAEPAGPSATKTVADKFSGPNKSGHVVSGSSTTTVSQHSERVTTQHVPFSYADAVRRRAADVPKASAEDSPGDLLKNAQQTWTESLGYMVSEQRTTQITTHKREMVVTDSSSKVGDVHCVPEKGLSDGVFDCRQKELP